A portion of the Halopelagius inordinatus genome contains these proteins:
- a CDS encoding DNA cytosine methyltransferase yields the protein MSRFEFVDLFSGIGGTRAAYEREGGECVFSCEIDGDAQEVYEKNWDEPVTEQDIRHVEAEAVPPHDLLLACWPCPSFSQMGKLDGLEDERGMLFYHIVQILKEKQPKAFMLENVKNLRFVKDGSAYETVVNALRECGYTVHSEVLNALDFGLPQHRERLIIVGFRDDIAPKEFDFPTENENALRTEDKQRAALADILEDNPDEKYFASDKVQTDRLDAVDDPSTVPEPSVWHENRSGLVTTRPYSGTLRASSSWHYLLINGKRNPTVRELLRLQGFPEWFEISDSNRSRARRLTGNTVPIPMVHTVAKALLEELNIDDTSASERSIETAMSNK from the coding sequence ATGTCAAGATTTGAATTTGTAGATTTGTTTTCCGGTATCGGAGGGACTCGTGCCGCTTATGAACGAGAGGGTGGTGAGTGTGTGTTCTCCTGTGAAATCGATGGAGACGCCCAAGAGGTCTACGAGAAGAACTGGGACGAACCCGTTACTGAACAGGACATCCGTCACGTTGAAGCAGAGGCGGTTCCTCCGCACGACCTCCTGCTAGCGTGCTGGCCCTGTCCGTCGTTCAGTCAGATGGGCAAGCTCGATGGACTCGAAGACGAACGGGGGATGTTGTTCTACCACATCGTTCAGATTCTGAAGGAGAAACAACCCAAGGCATTCATGCTGGAGAATGTCAAGAACCTCCGCTTTGTCAAGGACGGCTCTGCCTACGAGACTGTCGTGAATGCACTCCGTGAGTGCGGCTATACAGTTCACAGTGAGGTACTGAACGCACTTGACTTCGGCCTCCCCCAGCATCGCGAGCGTCTTATTATCGTGGGCTTCCGCGACGACATCGCCCCCAAAGAGTTTGATTTCCCAACCGAGAACGAGAACGCACTCAGAACCGAGGATAAACAGCGTGCGGCCCTTGCAGATATTCTCGAAGATAACCCTGATGAGAAGTACTTCGCCAGCGATAAGGTGCAGACAGACCGCCTTGATGCAGTTGATGACCCATCCACCGTGCCAGAACCTTCCGTCTGGCATGAAAACCGGAGTGGGTTGGTAACAACGCGTCCGTACTCGGGAACACTCCGCGCGTCATCCTCGTGGCACTACTTGCTCATCAACGGAAAGCGCAACCCAACGGTTCGTGAGCTTCTCCGATTGCAGGGATTCCCCGAATGGTTCGAGATTTCTGATTCGAATCGCTCCCGGGCTCGTCGGCTCACTGGGAATACAGTTCCCATTCCGATGGTCCACACAGTCGCGAAAGCGTTGCTGGAGGAACTGAACATCGACGACACCTCTGCATCAGAACGGAGTATCGAGACGGCCATGTCTAACAAGTAG
- a CDS encoding DISARM anti-phage system protein DrmE domain-containing protein, translating to MNAITKRADACRQRVFMGGFHDGTIQTDGTPFHLGTSECALVEEALRKIEQGQSYLIHNPFPTKSLPVAFIASYAYSQNPSIPTGDGLPMLVFPASSQGYLGEIDQFHFSTTQKAKHNKTPLIPRHPIDALSEQGDRWGVYTAKSGFTFDHEHHDAPVGAVFVDLRKPEWSERNFDRIEEFCEEHPDVPAIFYTDEMGPAAELTEGRIESRTLHITNSVLGRAPPVEVETGESDLTTQERIITSGDIEILQFPVTDEGVGSLLPELIDLKNRCQNRDLAYVEVARVFNRLTKQPFKPIYWSRTVGANAFYDDVPGYIERIETRADNIGSGSDLLYTYARKANEVQGHLNDCHVLQNTVLDAIQRAGDDDAQSRFVVKNSAELDALRLAATDTGYAIPENVEIVERADVTPMPDVRYVFLYPPYADDYVYGFPPSKQVAFIHNALWSNYVRKSAASATEDISVSHNSTSIGRSGTVGDVEDHVFDIDTLESDIEGYLRTADFGGSPSSSASDGSASVKADDGSSTQSFLFQFGNGESRRFSPDGIVTIYEAEKARISRKKAKNVSEGEDVLLLNSVTGDLYDVLLESAHKREAVREHEQTVENWRGVLERGRAREEMEYSDVVDALQEHDSEIESWHTVRAWEKGRYIGPLDEGDCRRILHIFRPELEGILLEQIHEQVWKAMKHLRLLHRRMGRNVRRAVEAEFNPSTSAGFGGDINESMVRNISRDIERETVTRIARTDE from the coding sequence ATGAATGCAATTACAAAACGCGCCGATGCCTGTCGTCAGCGCGTCTTTATGGGTGGCTTCCACGATGGTACCATCCAAACCGACGGGACGCCGTTTCACCTCGGAACATCCGAGTGCGCTCTCGTCGAAGAAGCTCTCAGGAAGATTGAGCAGGGACAATCCTACCTTATCCATAACCCATTCCCGACGAAATCCCTACCAGTCGCCTTCATCGCATCGTATGCCTACTCGCAGAACCCATCTATCCCGACAGGCGATGGTCTACCGATGCTCGTGTTTCCAGCATCCTCGCAGGGGTATCTAGGTGAGATAGACCAGTTTCACTTCTCAACGACGCAGAAAGCCAAGCATAACAAGACGCCGCTCATCCCGCGTCATCCCATCGACGCTCTCTCCGAGCAGGGCGACCGGTGGGGTGTCTATACGGCGAAATCGGGATTCACCTTCGACCACGAACATCACGATGCGCCCGTCGGAGCGGTGTTCGTTGACCTTCGGAAGCCCGAGTGGAGCGAACGGAATTTCGACCGTATCGAGGAGTTCTGTGAGGAACACCCCGACGTACCCGCCATCTTTTACACCGACGAGATGGGGCCCGCCGCCGAACTCACCGAGGGCCGCATCGAATCCCGCACGCTCCACATCACGAACAGCGTACTTGGGCGAGCCCCGCCTGTGGAGGTCGAAACGGGCGAAAGCGACCTGACGACTCAAGAGCGAATCATCACGTCCGGGGACATCGAGATACTCCAGTTCCCCGTCACCGACGAGGGCGTCGGCTCGCTCCTCCCCGAACTCATCGACCTGAAGAACCGGTGCCAGAACCGCGACCTCGCATACGTCGAGGTTGCCCGCGTGTTCAACCGGCTCACGAAACAACCGTTTAAACCCATCTACTGGTCGCGTACCGTCGGGGCGAACGCCTTCTACGACGATGTGCCCGGCTACATCGAACGCATCGAGACGCGCGCTGACAACATCGGCTCGGGGAGTGACCTGCTGTACACGTACGCCCGGAAGGCCAACGAGGTACAGGGGCATCTCAACGACTGCCACGTTCTACAGAACACCGTCCTCGACGCGATTCAGCGCGCAGGCGATGACGACGCCCAATCACGGTTCGTCGTCAAGAACTCCGCCGAGCTTGATGCCCTACGCCTCGCCGCAACTGACACCGGTTACGCCATTCCCGAGAACGTTGAAATCGTTGAGCGTGCGGACGTGACGCCGATGCCGGACGTGCGATACGTGTTCCTCTACCCGCCGTACGCCGACGACTACGTGTACGGGTTCCCACCCTCGAAGCAGGTAGCGTTCATCCACAACGCTCTCTGGTCAAACTACGTCCGCAAATCGGCGGCGAGCGCTACCGAGGACATCTCGGTCAGCCACAACTCGACGAGTATCGGCCGATCTGGAACCGTTGGGGACGTAGAAGACCACGTGTTCGACATCGACACGCTGGAAAGCGACATCGAGGGGTATCTCCGAACTGCCGACTTCGGTGGCTCACCCTCGTCGTCCGCATCCGACGGTTCCGCGAGCGTCAAGGCCGACGACGGGTCGTCTACGCAATCGTTCCTGTTTCAGTTCGGCAACGGAGAGAGTCGCCGCTTCTCACCGGACGGTATCGTGACCATCTACGAGGCCGAGAAGGCGCGCATCTCTCGCAAGAAGGCGAAGAACGTCTCCGAGGGCGAGGATGTCCTCCTGCTCAATAGCGTGACAGGCGACCTCTACGACGTGTTGCTCGAATCCGCACACAAGCGGGAGGCCGTCCGAGAACACGAGCAAACCGTCGAGAACTGGCGTGGAGTCCTCGAACGTGGGCGAGCACGCGAGGAGATGGAGTACTCAGATGTGGTGGACGCCCTCCAAGAGCACGATTCAGAAATTGAAAGCTGGCACACTGTAAGAGCGTGGGAGAAAGGTCGCTACATAGGCCCACTTGACGAAGGCGACTGTCGCCGCATCCTTCACATCTTCCGGCCCGAATTGGAAGGTATTCTGCTCGAACAGATTCACGAGCAAGTCTGGAAGGCGATGAAACACCTCCGGCTTCTCCATCGCCGGATGGGCCGCAACGTTCGTCGGGCGGTTGAAGCGGAATTCAACCCCTCTACAAGTGCGGGGTTCGGCGGAGATATCAACGAAAGTATGGTGAGAAATATCTCACGTGACATCGAACGAGAGACTGTCACACGAATTGCACGTACCGATGAATAG
- a CDS encoding DEAD/DEAH box helicase family protein gives MPVSAGDDDRADPTPHDAIGASLLDESITRARGWHQPYCVSEEPKRKYYVSNLAPTHGADLDEGEDEEFVSQIKPSAITLDFRPSDREATLKPIELSFEVYYPSHPTYNEYCELLERSQRAAALNHEAATGEDAKTVDIDDLDETTFYRLDEDFYRRVDVRIEDELDLSDPRGESERLTQRLRDATEDALEDATDVDAGGVKATRDTASPADWEDNDINLHDLSKDEFETVVATFDDLPTDENEWAASFAAEVRDTEVSLRLMNEPVASDEDGEGADESHIFNPKIAVEGALDRYEFDLGPDDYRFDQFIWAKGHNCSTTIEELDGEGSSRRVATTATPSSPVYEFEFNNDYDTRFEALAGDAPGKSTIEVLDDISEGMDEFLGEWRGSRKSEFKREYGEESEEFKEFMDAADNFEEEANRFDAGIEVLRNEDDILQAFQMMNRVNNVVHNIKADAFDAWRLFQLVFVVSNIPSIVTRDPDPRFDIYESQYDDMAEVLWFPTGGGKTEAYLGLVLFNLFFDRMRGKSRGVTAWIRFPLRLLSRQQKQRFMEAMLEADELRRAPEDEGGLGGRGREFSLGYFVGSQDSPNDIGKNNRLHEDFRASHETLEDKCKHLDTCPLCGSDVRVEYEEDENTVYHHCTGSDLNDGDECIDRLPIYVTDHDIYRYQPSVLLGSLDKIAVMGMQPLFANLLGNFTTECPEHGIGYSGRCPEKHICDYEDDSEEFINMEPGTRDPDRREDAEFFDPVPTLHLVDEVHLLNEELGAFASHYETMFLTLCERLYGVTPKVLTSTATIAEYKRQIRNLFQMEATRFPEEGPELGETFYGELSEMEVEREYHGLTPNNRTHLYAVLDLVKQYHEVIREYYEDDPAEVAANAGLDPDDIDDIDETVADVLDAYETSLVYFTNKREKDTYRKNIRKQINDEMRDEGYAPPLEAQQLTADTRNDEILPRLEREGEYEDASFEERIDTVPATSFVGHGIDVDRFNFMLFFGYPSQTFQYIQASSRVGRQEGVPGHVLDVFRPFDKRDRHRYKYFEKLHEYLSRTVEPVPIDRWAKFAVEKTFPGILMAILIQYYRPLMFRKTDEDGDPMTIKARGKTKRVNVQNADHLYEIINNDARFPELTKDEIAEFLADAYVLRDKPTYISYMPTDADGNPGFYTNEYFREKVLDGRGDELSRLDEIWRHWMDKLDTGMSTPEFPGDDGPMISLRDIGKSAKITNHQAHEDFIDALTKSS, from the coding sequence ATGCCGGTCTCTGCGGGCGACGACGACCGCGCTGATCCGACGCCTCACGACGCTATCGGTGCATCGCTTCTCGACGAATCCATCACTCGGGCACGCGGCTGGCACCAACCGTACTGCGTCTCCGAAGAACCGAAACGGAAGTACTATGTTTCGAACCTCGCGCCAACCCACGGAGCCGACCTTGACGAGGGCGAAGACGAGGAGTTCGTTTCTCAAATCAAACCTAGTGCCATCACGTTGGATTTCCGCCCGTCCGACCGCGAGGCGACGCTCAAACCCATCGAGCTCTCCTTCGAGGTCTACTACCCCAGCCATCCGACCTACAACGAGTACTGTGAGCTTCTCGAACGTTCCCAGCGGGCCGCCGCGCTCAATCACGAGGCGGCGACTGGCGAGGACGCCAAGACGGTGGACATCGACGACCTCGACGAGACGACGTTCTACCGGCTCGACGAGGACTTCTACCGGCGCGTGGACGTGCGCATCGAGGACGAACTCGACCTCTCTGATCCTCGTGGCGAGAGCGAACGGCTGACCCAGCGGCTTCGCGACGCGACCGAGGATGCTCTCGAAGACGCGACCGACGTGGACGCCGGCGGTGTCAAAGCCACCCGGGACACGGCCTCGCCCGCCGACTGGGAGGACAACGACATCAACCTCCACGACCTCTCGAAGGACGAGTTCGAGACGGTCGTCGCCACGTTCGACGACCTCCCCACTGACGAGAACGAGTGGGCGGCCTCGTTCGCGGCAGAGGTGCGCGACACCGAGGTCTCGCTCCGTCTGATGAACGAACCCGTCGCCTCGGACGAGGACGGCGAGGGGGCCGACGAATCGCACATCTTCAACCCGAAAATCGCCGTCGAAGGCGCACTTGACCGCTACGAGTTCGACCTCGGGCCCGACGACTACCGATTCGACCAGTTCATCTGGGCGAAGGGACACAATTGCTCGACGACTATCGAGGAACTCGACGGCGAGGGGTCGAGCCGCCGCGTCGCCACCACTGCGACGCCGAGTTCGCCTGTCTACGAGTTTGAGTTCAACAACGACTACGACACCCGCTTCGAAGCACTCGCTGGCGATGCACCCGGGAAGTCAACCATCGAGGTGCTGGACGACATCTCCGAAGGGATGGACGAATTCCTCGGGGAATGGCGCGGCTCGCGCAAGTCGGAGTTCAAACGTGAATATGGCGAGGAATCCGAGGAGTTCAAGGAGTTCATGGACGCCGCCGACAACTTCGAGGAGGAGGCCAACCGCTTCGACGCGGGCATCGAGGTGCTCCGCAACGAAGACGACATTCTGCAGGCGTTCCAGATGATGAACCGCGTTAACAACGTCGTCCACAACATCAAAGCCGACGCCTTCGACGCGTGGCGGCTCTTTCAGTTGGTGTTCGTCGTTTCGAACATCCCAAGCATCGTCACACGCGACCCTGACCCGCGCTTCGACATTTACGAGAGCCAGTACGACGACATGGCAGAGGTGCTGTGGTTCCCGACCGGTGGGGGCAAGACCGAAGCGTACCTCGGACTCGTGCTATTCAACCTATTCTTTGACCGGATGCGCGGCAAGAGCCGAGGTGTCACGGCGTGGATTCGGTTCCCACTCCGCCTGCTCTCGCGCCAGCAGAAACAACGGTTCATGGAGGCGATGCTCGAAGCTGACGAACTCCGTCGCGCCCCCGAAGACGAGGGCGGCCTCGGCGGACGGGGCCGCGAGTTCTCGCTGGGCTACTTCGTCGGGTCGCAGGACTCCCCGAACGACATCGGGAAGAACAACCGCCTGCACGAGGACTTCCGTGCAAGCCACGAGACGCTCGAAGATAAGTGCAAGCACCTCGACACCTGTCCGCTGTGCGGGAGCGACGTGCGCGTTGAGTACGAAGAGGACGAGAACACCGTCTACCACCACTGCACTGGGAGCGACCTCAACGACGGCGACGAATGCATCGACCGTCTCCCCATCTACGTGACCGACCACGACATCTACCGGTATCAGCCGTCGGTCCTACTAGGGAGCCTCGACAAAATCGCCGTGATGGGGATGCAACCGCTGTTCGCGAACCTGCTGGGGAACTTCACCACGGAGTGCCCCGAACACGGCATCGGTTACTCGGGGCGCTGTCCCGAGAAGCACATCTGCGACTACGAGGACGACTCCGAGGAGTTCATCAACATGGAGCCGGGGACGCGCGACCCCGACCGCCGGGAGGACGCCGAGTTCTTCGACCCGGTACCGACGCTCCACCTCGTGGACGAGGTTCACCTGCTCAACGAGGAACTCGGTGCGTTCGCAAGCCACTACGAGACGATGTTCCTCACGCTGTGTGAGCGGCTCTACGGCGTCACGCCGAAGGTGCTGACCTCGACGGCAACCATCGCGGAGTACAAACGGCAGATTCGCAACCTCTTCCAGATGGAGGCGACGCGCTTTCCCGAGGAGGGGCCCGAACTCGGGGAAACGTTCTACGGCGAACTCTCCGAGATGGAAGTCGAACGCGAGTACCACGGGCTAACGCCCAACAACCGCACGCACCTGTACGCGGTGCTTGACCTCGTGAAGCAGTACCACGAGGTCATACGTGAATACTACGAGGACGACCCCGCAGAGGTCGCCGCGAACGCAGGGCTCGACCCTGACGACATCGACGACATCGATGAGACGGTCGCGGACGTACTCGACGCCTACGAGACCTCGCTAGTGTATTTCACTAACAAGCGCGAGAAGGACACCTACCGGAAGAACATCCGCAAGCAAATCAACGACGAGATGCGCGACGAGGGGTACGCGCCGCCGCTGGAAGCTCAACAGTTGACGGCGGACACGCGCAACGACGAAATCCTCCCACGCCTTGAACGTGAGGGCGAGTACGAGGATGCCTCATTCGAGGAGCGCATCGACACGGTGCCTGCTACGTCGTTCGTCGGTCACGGCATCGACGTGGATCGGTTCAACTTCATGCTGTTCTTCGGGTACCCCAGCCAGACGTTCCAGTATATCCAAGCGTCCTCCCGCGTCGGACGGCAGGAGGGCGTCCCCGGCCACGTACTGGACGTGTTCCGCCCGTTCGACAAGCGAGACCGCCACCGCTACAAGTACTTTGAGAAGCTGCACGAGTACCTCTCACGGACGGTGGAGCCGGTGCCTATCGACCGCTGGGCGAAGTTTGCCGTCGAGAAGACCTTCCCCGGCATCCTGATGGCCATCCTCATCCAGTACTACCGTCCGCTGATGTTCCGCAAGACCGACGAAGACGGCGACCCGATGACCATCAAGGCGCGCGGGAAGACCAAGCGGGTGAACGTCCAGAACGCCGACCACCTCTACGAGATAATAAACAACGACGCGCGCTTCCCCGAACTTACGAAGGACGAAATCGCGGAGTTCCTCGCGGACGCGTATGTCCTGCGCGATAAGCCGACGTACATCTCGTACATGCCGACCGACGCCGACGGCAACCCCGGCTTCTACACGAACGAGTACTTCCGCGAGAAAGTGCTCGACGGGCGCGGCGACGAGCTCAGCCGCCTTGACGAAATCTGGCGGCACTGGATGGATAAGCTCGACACCGGGATGTCAACGCCGGAGTTCCCTGGTGATGACGGGCCGATGATTAGCCTGCGCGACATCGGCAAGAGCGCCAAGATAACGAACCATCAGGCCCACGAGGACTTCATCGACGCGCTCACGAAGTCGTCGTAA
- a CDS encoding phospholipase D-like domain-containing protein, giving the protein MTSTSADLDSDALLETARIVAEAVPADALDGVRASLEYLHYADRAVRPDVLRDVAPCDLSMTEAENIVYQLAIEGILDDDHLNVEALRSAFVGARLLTAQTEPPENTIVATIPYDDPALDPGMFEPLHGNLLNLIRSADDDLVLMSPFLSERAYERLRPALHTATDNGASITLITRSLTYGETEYNRGFARAVHDDARLAPHTTTYEYIDDETWTTFHAKIVIADGQCAYLGTANLTHTGLGDNLELGVIFRDNTASRITALVENLRQSEFFHEVTASSDSFRRS; this is encoded by the coding sequence ATGACCTCAACCTCAGCGGACCTCGACTCAGACGCACTGCTCGAAACGGCTCGCATCGTCGCGGAGGCCGTCCCAGCTGACGCGCTTGACGGCGTTCGCGCCAGCCTCGAATACCTGCACTACGCTGATCGTGCTGTCCGCCCGGATGTGCTTCGCGATGTCGCACCGTGTGACCTCTCGATGACGGAAGCTGAGAATATTGTCTACCAACTCGCCATCGAGGGCATTCTTGACGACGACCACCTCAACGTCGAGGCACTCCGGTCGGCGTTTGTCGGGGCACGCCTACTCACTGCGCAGACTGAGCCGCCGGAGAACACCATCGTTGCCACTATCCCCTACGACGACCCCGCGCTTGACCCCGGGATGTTCGAGCCACTTCATGGCAACCTGCTGAACCTTATTCGGTCGGCGGACGACGACCTCGTGTTGATGAGCCCGTTCCTGAGTGAACGAGCCTACGAACGACTGCGCCCGGCACTCCACACAGCGACGGACAACGGCGCGAGCATCACGCTCATTACGCGCTCGCTCACGTACGGGGAGACGGAGTACAACCGGGGGTTCGCTCGTGCCGTTCATGACGACGCGCGGCTCGCGCCCCATACCACGACCTACGAATACATCGACGACGAGACGTGGACGACCTTCCACGCGAAAATCGTCATCGCGGACGGCCAGTGCGCCTATCTCGGCACAGCGAACCTCACACATACGGGTCTCGGTGACAACCTCGAACTGGGCGTTATCTTCCGCGATAACACAGCGTCACGCATTACTGCGCTAGTCGAGAACCTTCGACAATCAGAGTTCTTTCATGAGGTTACTGCTTCAAGCGACTCGTTCCGTCGTTCGTGA
- a CDS encoding ATP-binding protein → MADGVPSEATQPQVPTLGPSYPALAILTAHFGDWFHDEFLQIIEEDPEKYTFDLDLSAVKAVNDTIFDNLVEHPENYRRDLSLFLSEYTAHVEWMRWYAATDEEMQANFSGLIIDEPMIVPEVEASVEFVNAPDSITIDIGNDNLDHLGELVAVEGVGSTLSGTQPRRNEVVFRCDLCNTLQDPVNASWTTDLKKVQKVAGACEACERKNCFTPASNMGEMVPYQQMKLQEPPQDSIDNPRKIAVDVYDRDMHDLITPGERGTIIGVLKENTDTDTTLVEPFVEAISMQANESGHLDMEFSKREASQFKEVSQHPELVDAGINTFAPETDIAGYRDVKESLLLMAFGGPSRYDAQGNLLTRGFSHILLIGDAGTAKSALTRKLKSLVPHGVGVDSGTSTAVGLTATAEKEEIGGTEEWVVRAGALPMADEGVLAIDELDKFNNKEIKSLAGAMANGHIEVKKASIKADLRTHTSVVATANPIDGDFNSFESYNEQFDLPTEILNRFDLVWVFRDVADEELDSRISDAVRSAHTDWAAKEVVADGEGDPDTLFLDDGSIRYDFFTRYIAYARETCDPELVEGSAAYEAVDDTWMRIRNTGDADRNAINPRKYHGLIRLAEASARMHLREEVTVDDVKRAERLMLSSLKEAASDEEGRIDISRLETGTSSVKRWAIKNVLGHVRDLQSEYDDEPGAPLKEVVSRAERDYEEQTIQSAINTITTDGRLVETEEGYVIAPN, encoded by the coding sequence ATGGCGGATGGCGTGCCGTCGGAGGCGACGCAACCCCAAGTCCCTACCCTTGGTCCGAGCTATCCGGCCCTCGCAATCCTTACTGCTCACTTCGGTGACTGGTTTCACGATGAGTTCCTCCAAATCATCGAAGAGGACCCCGAGAAGTACACGTTTGACCTTGACCTATCAGCGGTCAAAGCGGTCAACGATACAATCTTCGACAATCTGGTGGAACACCCAGAGAACTACCGAAGAGACCTCAGTCTCTTCCTCTCTGAGTACACCGCCCATGTTGAGTGGATGCGTTGGTACGCCGCGACGGATGAGGAGATGCAAGCGAACTTCTCGGGCTTGATAATTGATGAACCGATGATAGTCCCTGAAGTGGAAGCCAGTGTTGAGTTCGTGAACGCCCCAGACTCCATAACCATCGACATCGGCAACGACAACCTCGACCACCTTGGTGAGCTTGTGGCAGTTGAAGGCGTCGGCTCAACCCTATCGGGGACGCAACCCCGGCGGAACGAGGTCGTATTCCGGTGCGACCTCTGCAACACTCTACAAGACCCTGTGAACGCATCATGGACAACTGACCTGAAGAAGGTTCAGAAGGTTGCAGGCGCGTGCGAGGCGTGTGAACGGAAGAACTGCTTTACCCCAGCGTCGAACATGGGTGAGATGGTCCCGTACCAACAGATGAAATTGCAGGAGCCGCCACAAGACTCGATAGATAATCCGCGCAAAATCGCTGTCGATGTGTATGACCGAGATATGCACGACCTCATCACACCGGGTGAACGTGGGACTATCATCGGTGTGCTGAAGGAGAACACGGACACGGACACGACGTTGGTTGAACCCTTCGTTGAGGCCATCTCTATGCAAGCGAATGAGAGCGGTCATCTGGACATGGAGTTCTCCAAGAGAGAAGCAAGCCAATTCAAAGAGGTTTCTCAGCACCCTGAACTCGTAGATGCGGGGATTAACACGTTTGCACCTGAGACGGACATCGCTGGATACCGAGATGTTAAGGAGAGCCTCCTGTTGATGGCATTCGGCGGACCATCTCGTTACGACGCACAAGGAAACCTACTCACACGGGGGTTTTCTCATATCCTCCTCATCGGGGACGCAGGCACGGCGAAGTCAGCCCTCACGCGTAAACTCAAGAGCCTTGTCCCACACGGTGTCGGCGTTGACTCTGGAACTTCAACAGCTGTAGGTTTGACTGCTACTGCAGAGAAAGAGGAAATTGGCGGTACGGAAGAGTGGGTTGTGAGGGCAGGCGCTCTCCCGATGGCGGATGAAGGAGTCCTTGCCATCGACGAACTGGACAAGTTCAACAACAAGGAAATCAAGTCACTTGCTGGGGCGATGGCCAACGGGCACATCGAAGTGAAGAAGGCGAGCATCAAGGCAGACCTCCGCACGCACACGTCTGTGGTTGCAACGGCAAACCCCATCGATGGGGACTTCAACTCCTTTGAGTCGTACAACGAGCAGTTTGACCTGCCGACGGAAATTCTCAATCGCTTCGACCTCGTGTGGGTATTCCGTGATGTTGCTGATGAGGAACTTGACTCACGAATCTCCGACGCAGTTCGCTCAGCCCACACCGACTGGGCGGCTAAGGAGGTTGTGGCGGATGGAGAAGGCGACCCAGATACTCTCTTCCTTGACGATGGAAGCATCCGTTACGACTTCTTCACCCGCTACATCGCGTACGCTCGTGAAACGTGTGACCCCGAACTTGTTGAAGGGTCTGCCGCTTACGAAGCCGTCGATGACACGTGGATGCGTATTCGTAATACGGGTGACGCAGACCGGAACGCAATCAATCCCAGAAAATACCACGGCCTTATTCGGCTTGCCGAAGCGAGTGCTCGGATGCACCTGCGAGAGGAAGTCACCGTAGACGACGTGAAGCGTGCGGAACGGCTGATGCTCTCTTCACTCAAGGAAGCGGCCTCTGATGAAGAGGGACGTATCGATATTAGCCGTCTGGAGACCGGCACATCCTCTGTGAAGAGATGGGCGATAAAGAACGTCTTGGGCCACGTCCGAGACCTCCAGAGCGAGTACGACGACGAACCGGGTGCCCCGCTCAAAGAAGTCGTATCGCGTGCGGAACGCGACTACGAAGAGCAAACCATCCAATCGGCCATCAATACCATCACAACTGACGGACGGTTGGTTGAAACTGAGGAAGGCTACGTCATCGCACCGAACTGA